In Thermoplasmatales archaeon, one genomic interval encodes:
- a CDS encoding glucose 1-dehydrogenase has product MLNGKRAIITGASRGIGKATAILFAKNGAKVGINYFKSDDEAKNVLKEVKIFSEGILLKGDVSNFKEANKIVEKFVKKFGGIDILVNNAGIYKRRKFEELSEEEWDETIKINLKASFNMCKCCLRYMKKGKIIFISSQLALRGSSHGAHYSASKSAILGLMKSLAIELAPNINVNAIAPGVINTDIIANYSEEERRRRANEIPLKRIGEPEDVAKVCLFLASELADYITGETINVNGGIYIG; this is encoded by the coding sequence ATGTTGAATGGGAAAAGAGCGATAATAACTGGAGCAAGTAGGGGAATAGGAAAAGCAACCGCAATTCTTTTTGCAAAAAATGGTGCAAAAGTTGGAATTAATTATTTTAAGAGTGACGATGAAGCAAAAAATGTTTTGAAAGAAGTTAAAATATTTTCGGAAGGAATATTACTTAAGGGAGATGTCTCAAATTTTAAAGAAGCAAATAAAATAGTTGAAAAATTTGTCAAGAAATTTGGAGGAATTGATATTTTAGTAAACAATGCGGGAATATATAAGAGGAGAAAGTTTGAAGAGCTGAGCGAGGAGGAATGGGATGAGACAATAAAAATTAATCTAAAGGCCTCTTTTAATATGTGCAAATGCTGTCTTAGATACATGAAAAAGGGTAAAATAATATTTATCTCTTCACAGCTTGCATTAAGAGGCTCTTCACATGGAGCACATTATTCCGCGTCAAAATCCGCAATTCTTGGCCTAATGAAAAGTTTAGCTATAGAATTAGCCCCGAATATAAATGTGAATGCAATTGCTCCAGGAGTAATAAATACAGATATAATAGCAAATTACAGCGAGGAAGAAAGAAGGCGCAGGGCAAATGAAATACCTCTTAAAAGAATTGGTGAGCCAGAAGATGTTGCAAAAGTTTGTCTTTTTCTTGCCAGTGAGCTTGCTGACTATATTACTGGGGAAACAATAAATGTAAATGGAGGAATTTATATAGGATGA